From a region of the Rhinolophus sinicus isolate RSC01 linkage group LG04, ASM3656204v1, whole genome shotgun sequence genome:
- the IRS2 gene encoding insulin receptor substrate 2 isoform X2, translating to MASPPLHVPPGPAGGDGPNLNNNNNNNNHSVRKCGYLRKQKHGHKRFFVLRGPGAGGDEATATAGGGPAPLPPRLEYYESEKKWRSKASAPKRVISLDCCLNINKRADAKHKYLIALYTKDEYFAVAAENEQEQEGWYRALTDLVSEGRAGAGDAPPTAATAGSCSALPGVLGGSAGADDSYGLVAPATAAYREVWQVNLKPKGLGQSKNLTGVYRLCLSARTIGFVKLNCEQPSVTLQLMNIRRCGHSDSFFFIEVGRSAVTGPGELWMQADDSVVAQNIHETILEAMKALKELFEFRPRSKSQSSGSSATHPISVPGARRHHHLVNLPPSQTGLVRRSRTDSLAATPPAAKCSSCRVRTASEGDGGAAAGTGAAGGRPVSVAGSPLSPGPVRAPLSRSHTLSGGCGGRASKVTLAPAGGALQHSRSMSMPVAHSPPAATSPGSLSSSSGHGSGSYPPPPGPHPHLQHPLHHHAGQRPSSGSASASGSPSDPGFMSLDEYGSSPGDLRAFCSHRSNTPESIAETPPAREGSGSELYGYMTMDRPLSHCGRPYRRVSGDGAQDLDRGLRKRTYSLTTPARQRPVPQPSSASLDEYTLMRATFSSSSGRLCPSCPASSPKVAYHPYPEDYGDIEIGSHRSSSSNLGTDDGYMPMTPGVALMGGGSGSCKSDDYMPMSPTSVSAPKQILQPRAATVALPPTGAAVPAPASVASRAFPVNGASYKASSPAESSPEDSGYMRMWCGSKLSMENTDSKLLPNGDYLNMSPSDAGTSGTPPDFFSAALHGGGEMLRGVPGYCYSSLPRSYKAPYTCNGDNDQYVLMSSPVGRILEEERLEPQASSGTTPSASVFVAGVGGGGHTQPPHSVVPSPGRLSGSGSGRPEGFLNQRCRAVRPTRLSLEGLQTLPRMHEYPLPPEPKSPGEYINIDFGEAGAHLSPPAPPLLTSAASSSSLLSASSPASSLGSGTPGTSSDSRQRSPLSDYMNLDFSSPKSPKPGIQSGDPVGSLDALLSPEASSRYPPLPPRPAAPSSSLQPQPPPPPPPGELYRLPAASTSQGPSAASSSSSETGDNGDYTEMAFGVAATPPQPIVAPPKPEGARVTSPTSGVKRLSLMDQVSGVEAFLQAGQPPDPHRGAKVIRADPQGGRRRHSSETFSSTTTVTPVSPSFAHNSKRHNSASVENVSLRKSSEGGGSGVLGGGDEAPTSPRQLQPPPPQQGRPWTPSQPGGLVGCPGGSGSPMRRETSAGFQNGLNYIAIDVRDEPGLSPPPQQHPHPQQHPHPQPGDKSAWGRTRSLGGLISAVGANSTSGVCGGSGPGALPSANTYASIDFLSHHLKEATIVKE from the exons ATGGCGAGCCCGCCGCTGCATGTCCCCCCTGGGCCGGCGGGCGGCGACGGCCCCaacctcaacaacaacaacaacaacaacaaccacagcGTGCGCAAGTGCGGCTACCTGCGCAAGCAGAAGCATGGACACAAGCGCTTCTTCGTGCTGCGCGGCCCCGGCGCGGGCGGCGACGAGGCAACGGCGACAGCGGGCGGGGGTCCGGCGCCGCTGCCGCCGCGGCTCGAGTACTACGAAAGCGAGAAGAAGTGGCGGAGCAAGGCGAGCGCCCCGAAGCGGGTCATCTCTCTCGACTGCTGCCTGAACATCAACAAGCGCGCCGACGCCAAGCACAAGTACCTGATCGCCCTTTACACCAAGGACGAGTACTTCGCCGTGGCCGCCGAGAACgagcaggagcaggagggctGGTACCGCGCGCTCACCGACCTGGTCAGCGAGGGCCGCGCGGGTGCCGGCGACGCGCCCCCCACTGCCGCCACTGCCGGGTCCTGCAGCGCCTTGCCCGGAGTCCTGGGCGGCTCAGCCGGCGCCGATGACAGCTACGGGCTGGTGGCACCCGCCACGGCCGCCTACCGCGAGGTATGGCAGGTGAACCTGAAGCCCAAGGGCCTGGGCCAGAGCAAGAACCTGACAGGCGTGTACCGCCTGTGCCTGTCGGCGCGCACCATCGGCTTCGTGAAGCTCAACTGCGAGCAGCCGTCGGTGACTCTGCAGCTCATGAATATTCGCCGCTGCGGCCACTCGGACAGTTTCTTTTTCATCGAGGTGGGCCGCTCGGCTGTCACGGGACCCGGCGAACTGTGGATGCAGGCCGACGACTCAGTGGTGGCACAGAACATCCACGAGACCATCCTGGAGGCCATGAAGGCGCTCAAGGAGCTCTTCGAGTTCCGGCCGCGCAGCAAGAGCCAGTCGTCGGGCTCGTCGGCCACGCACCCCATTAGCGTCCCCGGCGCGCGCCGCCACCACCACCTGGTTAACCTGCCCCCCAGCCAGACGGGTCTGGTGCGCCGCTCGCGCACCGACAGCCTGGCTGCCACCCCGCCGGCCGCTAAGTGCAGCTCCTGTCGGGTGCGCACAGCCAGCGAGGGCGACGGCGGCGCGGCGGCGGGGACTGGGGCGGCGGGCGGCAGGCCTGTGTCGGTGGCGGGCAGCCCCCTGAGTCCCGGGCCGGTGCGCGCGCCCCTGAGTCGCTCGCACACCCTGAGTGGTGGCTGCGGCGGCCGTGCGAGCAAGGTGACTCTGGCGCCGGCAGGGGGCGCCCTGCAACACAGCCGCTCCATGTCCATGCCGGTGGCGCACTCGCCCCCGGCTGCCACCAGCCCCGGCAGCCTGTCGTCCAGCAGCGGACACGGCTCTGGCTCCTACCCGCCGCCTCCGGGCCCGCACCCGCACCTGCAGCACCCCTTGCACCATCATGCGGGCCAGCGGCCCTCCAGCGGCAGCGCCTCAGCCTCTGGCTCCCCCAGTGACCCCGGTTTCATGTCCCTGGATGAGTATGGCTCCAGCCCTGGGGACTTGAGAGCTTTTTGTAGCCACAGGAGCAATACGCCTGAGTCCATTGCCGAGACACCTCCGGCCAGGGAGGGCAGCGGGAGCGAATTGTACGGGTACATGACCATGGACAGGCCCCTGAGCCACTGTGGCCGTCCCTACCGTCGCGTCTCTGGGGACGGAGCTCAGGACTTGGACAGAGGGCTTAGGAAGAGGACTTACTCCTTGACCACACCTGCCAGGCAGCGGCCGGTGCCCCAGCCCTCCTCCGCATCCCTGGATGAATACACCCTGATGCGGGCCACCTTCTCCAGCAGCTCTGGCCGCCTCTGCCCGTCCTGCCCCGCGTCTTCTCCCAAAGTGGCCTACCACCCCTATCCCGAGGACTACGGCGACATTGAGATTGGGTCCCATAGGAGCTCCAGCAGTAACCTGGGCACGGACGATGGCTACATGCCCATGACCCCTGGTGTAGCCCTCAtgggtggtggcagtggcagctGCAAAAGTGACGACTACATGCCCATGAGCCCCACCAGCGTGTCTGCCCCAAAGCAGATCCTGCAGCCACGGGCTGCCACTGTGGCCTTGCCCCCCACGGGAGCTGCAGTGCCAGCGCCTGCCTCTGTGGCCAGCAGGGCCTTTCCGGTGAATGGGGCCAGCTACAAGGCTAGCTCCCCAGCGGAGAGCTCCCCCGAGGACAGTGGATACATGCGCATGTGGTGTGGCTCCAAGCTGTCCATGGAGAACACAGACAGCAAGCTGCTTCCCAATGGGGACTACCTCAACATGTCCCCCAGCGACGCGGGCACATCGGGAACCCCGCCAGACTTCTTCTCAGCAGCCCTGCATGGCGGTGGGGAGATGCTCAGGGGCGTCCCTGGCTACTGCTACAGCTCCTTGCCCCGCTCCTACAAGGCTCCCTACACCTGCAATGGGGACAATGACCAGTATGTGCTCATGAGCTCCCCCGTGGGGCGCATCCTGGAAGAGGAGAGGCTGGAGCCACAGGCCAGTTCGGGGACCACACCGTCGGCCAGCGTCTTCGTGGCTGGGGTGGGTGGCGGTGGCCACACCCAGCCTCCTCATTCTGTAGTGCCTTCGCCTGGGAGACTGAGTGGCAGCGGCAGTGGCCGCCCAGAAGGCTTCCTGAACCAGCGCTGCCGGGCAGTGCGGCCCACGCGCCTGTCCCTGGAGGGGCTTCAGACCCTGCCTAGGATGCACGAGTATCCTCTGCCGCCTGAGCCCAAGAGCCCGGGCGAGTACATCAACATTGACTTTGGCGAGGCGGGGGCACATTTGTCGCCACCTGCCCCTCCGCTGCTGACTTCggcagcctcctcctcctcgctCTTGTCTGCCAGCAGCCCAGCCTCATCCCTGGGCTCCGGTACCCCAGGCACGAGCAGCGACAGCCGGCAGCGCTCCCCTCTCTCCGACTACATGAACCTCGACTTCAGCTCGCCCAAGTCCCCCAAGCCGGGCATCCAGAGCGGGGACCCAGTGGGCTCCTTGGATGCCCTCCTGTCCCCCGAGGCCTCCTCCCGGTACCCACCGCTGCCCCCACGCCCTgccgccccctcctcctccctgcagccACAGCCGCCGCCACCGCCCCCCCCAGGAGAGCTGTACCGCCTGCCTGCAGCATCCACGTCCCAGGGCCCCAGCGCTGCCTCCTCTTCGTCCTCGGAGACTGGGGACAATGGTGACTACACCGAGATGGCCTTTGGCGTGGCTGCCACCCCGCCACAACCCATCGTGGCTCCCCCGAAGCCGGAAGGTGCCCGCGTGACCAGCCCCACATCTGGCGTGAAGAGGCTGAGTCTCATGGATCAGGTGTCTGGGGTTGAGGCCTTCCTGCAAGCTGGCCAGCCCCCAGACCCACACCGAGGAGCCAAGGTCATCCGCGCAGACCCGCAGGGGGGCCGCCGCCGCCACAGCTCCGAGACCTTCTCCTCGACCACCACTGTGACCCCCGTGTCCCCGTCCTTCGCCCACAACTCGAAGCGCCACAACTCAGCCTCCGTGGAAAATGTCTCTCTCAGGAAAAGCAGCGAAGGGGGTGGCAGTGGCGTCCTCGGTGGGGGCGACGAGGCCCCCACATCCCCCCGCCAGTTGCAGCCACCGCCTCCCCAGCAGGGGCGGCCATGGACACCGAGTCAGCCTGGAGGCCTGGTTGGCTGCCCTGGGGGAAGTGGCTCTCCAATGCGCAGGGAGACCTCTGCCGGCTTCCAGAATGGCCTCAACTACATCGCCATCGACGTGAGGGATGAGCCAGGACTGTCGCCGCCCCCACAGCAGCACCCGCATCCGCAGCAGCATCCACATCCGCAGCCAGGCGACAAGAGCGCCTGGGGCCGGACCCGTAGCCTCGGCGGTCTCATCAGCGCTGTGGGGGCCAACAGCACCAGTGGGGTGTGTGGGGGTTCGGGCCCTGGTGCCCTGCCCTCCGCCAACACCTATGCCAGCATTGACTTCTTGTCCCATCACCTGAAGGAGGCCACCATTGTGAAAG agtgA
- the IRS2 gene encoding insulin receptor substrate 2 isoform X1, producing MASPPLHVPPGPAGGDGPNLNNNNNNNNHSVRKCGYLRKQKHGHKRFFVLRGPGAGGDEATATAGGGPAPLPPRLEYYESEKKWRSKASAPKRVISLDCCLNINKRADAKHKYLIALYTKDEYFAVAAENEQEQEGWYRALTDLVSEGRAGAGDAPPTAATAGSCSALPGVLGGSAGADDSYGLVAPATAAYREVWQVNLKPKGLGQSKNLTGVYRLCLSARTIGFVKLNCEQPSVTLQLMNIRRCGHSDSFFFIEVGRSAVTGPGELWMQADDSVVAQNIHETILEAMKALKELFEFRPRSKSQSSGSSATHPISVPGARRHHHLVNLPPSQTGLVRRSRTDSLAATPPAAKCSSCRVRTASEGDGGAAAGTGAAGGRPVSVAGSPLSPGPVRAPLSRSHTLSGGCGGRASKVTLAPAGGALQHSRSMSMPVAHSPPAATSPGSLSSSSGHGSGSYPPPPGPHPHLQHPLHHHAGQRPSSGSASASGSPSDPGFMSLDEYGSSPGDLRAFCSHRSNTPESIAETPPAREGSGSELYGYMTMDRPLSHCGRPYRRVSGDGAQDLDRGLRKRTYSLTTPARQRPVPQPSSASLDEYTLMRATFSSSSGRLCPSCPASSPKVAYHPYPEDYGDIEIGSHRSSSSNLGTDDGYMPMTPGVALMGGGSGSCKSDDYMPMSPTSVSAPKQILQPRAATVALPPTGAAVPAPASVASRAFPVNGASYKASSPAESSPEDSGYMRMWCGSKLSMENTDSKLLPNGDYLNMSPSDAGTSGTPPDFFSAALHGGGEMLRGVPGYCYSSLPRSYKAPYTCNGDNDQYVLMSSPVGRILEEERLEPQASSGTTPSASVFVAGVGGGGHTQPPHSVVPSPGRLSGSGSGRPEGFLNQRCRAVRPTRLSLEGLQTLPRMHEYPLPPEPKSPGEYINIDFGEAGAHLSPPAPPLLTSAASSSSLLSASSPASSLGSGTPGTSSDSRQRSPLSDYMNLDFSSPKSPKPGIQSGDPVGSLDALLSPEASSRYPPLPPRPAAPSSSLQPQPPPPPPPGELYRLPAASTSQGPSAASSSSSETGDNGDYTEMAFGVAATPPQPIVAPPKPEGARVTSPTSGVKRLSLMDQVSGVEAFLQAGQPPDPHRGAKVIRADPQGGRRRHSSETFSSTTTVTPVSPSFAHNSKRHNSASVENVSLRKSSEGGGSGVLGGGDEAPTSPRQLQPPPPQQGRPWTPSQPGGLVGCPGGSGSPMRRETSAGFQNGLNYIAIDVRDEPGLSPPPQQHPHPQQHPHPQPGDKSAWGRTRSLGGLISAVGANSTSGVCGGSGPGALPSANTYASIDFLSHHLKEATIVKDIHDLSRKTPFSSCAEEASWPPSAPSTLNASCSENLPLLDPLPSATVATVVRGGQAHLAGQLWVTNPSG from the exons ATGGCGAGCCCGCCGCTGCATGTCCCCCCTGGGCCGGCGGGCGGCGACGGCCCCaacctcaacaacaacaacaacaacaacaaccacagcGTGCGCAAGTGCGGCTACCTGCGCAAGCAGAAGCATGGACACAAGCGCTTCTTCGTGCTGCGCGGCCCCGGCGCGGGCGGCGACGAGGCAACGGCGACAGCGGGCGGGGGTCCGGCGCCGCTGCCGCCGCGGCTCGAGTACTACGAAAGCGAGAAGAAGTGGCGGAGCAAGGCGAGCGCCCCGAAGCGGGTCATCTCTCTCGACTGCTGCCTGAACATCAACAAGCGCGCCGACGCCAAGCACAAGTACCTGATCGCCCTTTACACCAAGGACGAGTACTTCGCCGTGGCCGCCGAGAACgagcaggagcaggagggctGGTACCGCGCGCTCACCGACCTGGTCAGCGAGGGCCGCGCGGGTGCCGGCGACGCGCCCCCCACTGCCGCCACTGCCGGGTCCTGCAGCGCCTTGCCCGGAGTCCTGGGCGGCTCAGCCGGCGCCGATGACAGCTACGGGCTGGTGGCACCCGCCACGGCCGCCTACCGCGAGGTATGGCAGGTGAACCTGAAGCCCAAGGGCCTGGGCCAGAGCAAGAACCTGACAGGCGTGTACCGCCTGTGCCTGTCGGCGCGCACCATCGGCTTCGTGAAGCTCAACTGCGAGCAGCCGTCGGTGACTCTGCAGCTCATGAATATTCGCCGCTGCGGCCACTCGGACAGTTTCTTTTTCATCGAGGTGGGCCGCTCGGCTGTCACGGGACCCGGCGAACTGTGGATGCAGGCCGACGACTCAGTGGTGGCACAGAACATCCACGAGACCATCCTGGAGGCCATGAAGGCGCTCAAGGAGCTCTTCGAGTTCCGGCCGCGCAGCAAGAGCCAGTCGTCGGGCTCGTCGGCCACGCACCCCATTAGCGTCCCCGGCGCGCGCCGCCACCACCACCTGGTTAACCTGCCCCCCAGCCAGACGGGTCTGGTGCGCCGCTCGCGCACCGACAGCCTGGCTGCCACCCCGCCGGCCGCTAAGTGCAGCTCCTGTCGGGTGCGCACAGCCAGCGAGGGCGACGGCGGCGCGGCGGCGGGGACTGGGGCGGCGGGCGGCAGGCCTGTGTCGGTGGCGGGCAGCCCCCTGAGTCCCGGGCCGGTGCGCGCGCCCCTGAGTCGCTCGCACACCCTGAGTGGTGGCTGCGGCGGCCGTGCGAGCAAGGTGACTCTGGCGCCGGCAGGGGGCGCCCTGCAACACAGCCGCTCCATGTCCATGCCGGTGGCGCACTCGCCCCCGGCTGCCACCAGCCCCGGCAGCCTGTCGTCCAGCAGCGGACACGGCTCTGGCTCCTACCCGCCGCCTCCGGGCCCGCACCCGCACCTGCAGCACCCCTTGCACCATCATGCGGGCCAGCGGCCCTCCAGCGGCAGCGCCTCAGCCTCTGGCTCCCCCAGTGACCCCGGTTTCATGTCCCTGGATGAGTATGGCTCCAGCCCTGGGGACTTGAGAGCTTTTTGTAGCCACAGGAGCAATACGCCTGAGTCCATTGCCGAGACACCTCCGGCCAGGGAGGGCAGCGGGAGCGAATTGTACGGGTACATGACCATGGACAGGCCCCTGAGCCACTGTGGCCGTCCCTACCGTCGCGTCTCTGGGGACGGAGCTCAGGACTTGGACAGAGGGCTTAGGAAGAGGACTTACTCCTTGACCACACCTGCCAGGCAGCGGCCGGTGCCCCAGCCCTCCTCCGCATCCCTGGATGAATACACCCTGATGCGGGCCACCTTCTCCAGCAGCTCTGGCCGCCTCTGCCCGTCCTGCCCCGCGTCTTCTCCCAAAGTGGCCTACCACCCCTATCCCGAGGACTACGGCGACATTGAGATTGGGTCCCATAGGAGCTCCAGCAGTAACCTGGGCACGGACGATGGCTACATGCCCATGACCCCTGGTGTAGCCCTCAtgggtggtggcagtggcagctGCAAAAGTGACGACTACATGCCCATGAGCCCCACCAGCGTGTCTGCCCCAAAGCAGATCCTGCAGCCACGGGCTGCCACTGTGGCCTTGCCCCCCACGGGAGCTGCAGTGCCAGCGCCTGCCTCTGTGGCCAGCAGGGCCTTTCCGGTGAATGGGGCCAGCTACAAGGCTAGCTCCCCAGCGGAGAGCTCCCCCGAGGACAGTGGATACATGCGCATGTGGTGTGGCTCCAAGCTGTCCATGGAGAACACAGACAGCAAGCTGCTTCCCAATGGGGACTACCTCAACATGTCCCCCAGCGACGCGGGCACATCGGGAACCCCGCCAGACTTCTTCTCAGCAGCCCTGCATGGCGGTGGGGAGATGCTCAGGGGCGTCCCTGGCTACTGCTACAGCTCCTTGCCCCGCTCCTACAAGGCTCCCTACACCTGCAATGGGGACAATGACCAGTATGTGCTCATGAGCTCCCCCGTGGGGCGCATCCTGGAAGAGGAGAGGCTGGAGCCACAGGCCAGTTCGGGGACCACACCGTCGGCCAGCGTCTTCGTGGCTGGGGTGGGTGGCGGTGGCCACACCCAGCCTCCTCATTCTGTAGTGCCTTCGCCTGGGAGACTGAGTGGCAGCGGCAGTGGCCGCCCAGAAGGCTTCCTGAACCAGCGCTGCCGGGCAGTGCGGCCCACGCGCCTGTCCCTGGAGGGGCTTCAGACCCTGCCTAGGATGCACGAGTATCCTCTGCCGCCTGAGCCCAAGAGCCCGGGCGAGTACATCAACATTGACTTTGGCGAGGCGGGGGCACATTTGTCGCCACCTGCCCCTCCGCTGCTGACTTCggcagcctcctcctcctcgctCTTGTCTGCCAGCAGCCCAGCCTCATCCCTGGGCTCCGGTACCCCAGGCACGAGCAGCGACAGCCGGCAGCGCTCCCCTCTCTCCGACTACATGAACCTCGACTTCAGCTCGCCCAAGTCCCCCAAGCCGGGCATCCAGAGCGGGGACCCAGTGGGCTCCTTGGATGCCCTCCTGTCCCCCGAGGCCTCCTCCCGGTACCCACCGCTGCCCCCACGCCCTgccgccccctcctcctccctgcagccACAGCCGCCGCCACCGCCCCCCCCAGGAGAGCTGTACCGCCTGCCTGCAGCATCCACGTCCCAGGGCCCCAGCGCTGCCTCCTCTTCGTCCTCGGAGACTGGGGACAATGGTGACTACACCGAGATGGCCTTTGGCGTGGCTGCCACCCCGCCACAACCCATCGTGGCTCCCCCGAAGCCGGAAGGTGCCCGCGTGACCAGCCCCACATCTGGCGTGAAGAGGCTGAGTCTCATGGATCAGGTGTCTGGGGTTGAGGCCTTCCTGCAAGCTGGCCAGCCCCCAGACCCACACCGAGGAGCCAAGGTCATCCGCGCAGACCCGCAGGGGGGCCGCCGCCGCCACAGCTCCGAGACCTTCTCCTCGACCACCACTGTGACCCCCGTGTCCCCGTCCTTCGCCCACAACTCGAAGCGCCACAACTCAGCCTCCGTGGAAAATGTCTCTCTCAGGAAAAGCAGCGAAGGGGGTGGCAGTGGCGTCCTCGGTGGGGGCGACGAGGCCCCCACATCCCCCCGCCAGTTGCAGCCACCGCCTCCCCAGCAGGGGCGGCCATGGACACCGAGTCAGCCTGGAGGCCTGGTTGGCTGCCCTGGGGGAAGTGGCTCTCCAATGCGCAGGGAGACCTCTGCCGGCTTCCAGAATGGCCTCAACTACATCGCCATCGACGTGAGGGATGAGCCAGGACTGTCGCCGCCCCCACAGCAGCACCCGCATCCGCAGCAGCATCCACATCCGCAGCCAGGCGACAAGAGCGCCTGGGGCCGGACCCGTAGCCTCGGCGGTCTCATCAGCGCTGTGGGGGCCAACAGCACCAGTGGGGTGTGTGGGGGTTCGGGCCCTGGTGCCCTGCCCTCCGCCAACACCTATGCCAGCATTGACTTCTTGTCCCATCACCTGAAGGAGGCCACCATTGTGAAAG ACATCCATGATCTATCCAGGAAGACCCCCTTCTCCTCCTGTGCGGAGGAGGCCTCCTGGCCACCATCAGCCCCCTCCACCCTTAATGCCTCCTGCTCTGAAAACCTGCCGCTGCTGgaccctctgccctctgccacaGTGGCCACTGTTGTCAGAGGAGGGCAGGCCCACTTGGCTGGGCAGCTCTGGGTTACCAACCCATCAGGCTGA